In the genome of Schistocerca cancellata isolate TAMUIC-IGC-003103 unplaced genomic scaffold, iqSchCanc2.1 HiC_scaffold_805, whole genome shotgun sequence, the window gctgccttcgcaaggagtgctgccttcgcaaggagtgctgccttcgcaaggagtgctgccttcacaaggagtgctgccttcgcaatgagggctgcctttgctgggagtgctgccttcgcaaggggtggtgccttcgcaaggagtgctgcctttgcaaggagtgctgccttcgcaaggagtgctgccttcgctaggagttctgcccttctaaggagagctgccttcgcaaggagtgctgccttcgctagtagTGGTGCTTTCGCAAGGAggtctgccttcgcagggagtgctgccttagcagggagtgctgccttcgcaaggagtggtgccttcacaaggagtgctgccttcgccgggagtgctgcatccgcaaggagtgctgccttcgcaaggtgtgctgccttcgcaaggagtgctgcctttgcaaggagcgctgccatcgcaaggagtgctgccttcgctaggagtgctcccttcgcaaggagggctgccttcgcagggagtgctgacttcgctaggagtgctgtctttgcaaggagtactgccttcgcaaggagtgctgccttcgcaaggagtggtgccttcgctaggagtgctcccctcgcaaggagggctgccttcgagaggagggctgccttcgcagggagtgctgccttcgcaaggggtaatgccttcgcaagtagtgctgccttcgctaggagtgctgccctcgcaaggagggctgccctcgcaaggagtgctgccttcgcagggagtgctgccttcgcaaggggtaatgcctttgcAAGTAGTGCTGtattctcagggagtactgcctttacaACGAGAGCTGCCTTCCAatgattgctgccttcgcaaggagtgctgcctccgcaaggagtgctgccttcgcaaggagtgctgccttcgcaaggagtgctgccttcgcaaggagtgctgccttcgcaatgagggctgcctttgcagggagtgctgccttcgcaaggggtggtgtcttcgcaaggagtgctgccttcgcaaggagtgctgccttcgcaaggagtgctgccttcacaaggagggctgccttcgcaatgagggctgcctttgctgggagtgctgcattcgcaaggggtggtgccttcgcaaggactgctgcctttgcaaggagtgctgccttcgcaaggagatatgccttcgctaggagtgctgccttcgctaggagtgctgcccttctaaggagagctgccttcacatggagggctgccttcgcagggagtgctgcctttgcagggagtgctgccttcgcaaggagtggtgccttcacaaggagtgctgccttcgcagggagtgctgcatccgcaaggagtgctgccttcgcaaggtgtgctgccttcgcaaggagtgctgcctttgcaaggagcgctgccattgcaaggagtgctgccatcgctaggagtgctgcctttgcaaggagggctgccttcgcaaagagggagtactgcctttgcaacgagtgcagcCTTTCAAtgactgctgcctttgcaaggagtgctgcctttgcaaggatggcttccttcgcaaggagtgctgccttcgcaaggagtgctgccttcgcaaggtgtgctgccttcgcaaggagtgctgccttcgcaatgagggctgcctttgtagggagtgctgtctttgcaaggggttttgccttcgccaggagtgctgcctttgcaaggagttctgccttcgcaaggagaaatgccttcgcaaggagtgctgccttcgcaaggagtgctgcctttgcacagagtgctgcctttgcagggagtgctgcctttgcacagagtgctgcctccgcaaggagtgctgcctttgcatggactgttgccttcgcaaggagtgctgcctttgcaacgattgcggccttcgcaaggagtgctgcctttgctaggagtgctgccttcgcaaggagtgctgcctttgcaaggagtgctgccttcgcactgagtgaagccttcgcacatagtgctgccttcacacggagtgcttccttcgacagagtgctgccttcgcaaggagggctgcctttgcaaagagtgctgccttcgcaaggagtgctacctttgcacagagtgctgcctttgcagggagtgctgcctttgcacagagtgctgcctccgcaaggagtgctgcctttgcatggattgttgccttcacaaggagtgctgcctttgcaaagagtgctgccttcgctaggagtgctgccttcgctaggagtgctgccttcgctaggagtgctgccttcgcggggTGTGCTGCctatgcagggagtgctgccttcgcaaggagtgctgccttcgcaaggagagctgccttcgcaaggagtactgccttcgcaaggagtgctgccttcgcacggagtgcagccggcgcacgtagtgctgccttcgcacggagtgctgcctttgcacagagaccTGCATTCGCattgagtggtgccttcgcaagaagtgctgccttcgcaaagagtgctgcctttgcacagagatctgcattcgcagggtgtggtgccttcgcaagaagtgctgcattcgcaaggtgtgcagccttcgctaggagtgctgccttcaaaaggagtgctgccttcacatggagtgctcccttcgcaaacagtgctgtcttcgcaaggagtgctaccttcgcaatgagggctgccttcgctaggagtgctgccttcgctaggagtgctgccttcgcaaggagtgctgccttcacaaggagtgctgccttcgcacgaagtgcagccttcgcacatagtgctgccttcacacatagtgctgccttcacattgagtgcttcctttgacagagtgctgccttcgcaaggagtgcagccttcgcaaggagtgctgccttcgcaaggagtgctgccttcgcaaggagtgctgccatcccaaggagtgctgccttaggacgGAGAGCTGGCTTCCCTAGGTgtgctgccttcgtacggagtgcagccttcgcaaggagtgctgccttcgcaaggagtgctgcctttgcacagattgctgccttcgcacgcagtgcagcctacgcacagagtgctgccttcgcaagaagtgctgccttcgcatgtagTGCTGCTTTCGCATGGGgtgccgccttcgcaaggagtgctgccttcgcagggagtgctgcctttgcaaggagtgttgccttcgcaaggagtgctgcattcacaacgagtgcagccttcgcaaggagtgctgccttcgcaaggagtgttgccttcgcaagtagtactgccttagcaaggtgtgctgccttcgcaaggagtgctgccttccaaggagtgctgccttcgctagaagtgctgccttcgcacggagggccgccttcgcaatgagggctcccttcgcagggagtgctgcttcgcaaggggtaatgccttcgtaagtactgctgccttcgcagggagtactgcctttgcaacgagtgctgccttccaatgagtgctgcctttgcaaggagtgctgccttcgcaaggagtgctgccttcgcaaggattgctgcctttgcaaggagtgctgccttcgcaactaggtctgcctttgtagggagtgctgtcttcgcaaggggttttgccttcgccaggagtgctgcatttgcaaggagtgctgccttcgcaaggagttatgccttcacaaggagtactgccttcgcaaggagtgctgcctttgcacagagtgctgcctttgcagggagtgctgcctttgcacagagtgctgccgccgcaaggagtgctgcctttgcattaactgttgccttcgcaaggagtgctgcctttgcaaggagtgctgccttcacaaggagtgctgccttcgctaggagtgctgccttcgcaaggagagctgccttcgcaaggagtactgccttcgcaaggagtgctgccttcgcacggagtgcagccggcgcacgtagtgctgccttcgcacggagtgctgcctttgcacagagaccTGCATTCGCattgagtggtgccttcgcaagaagtgctgccttcgcaaggagtgctgccttcgctaggagtgctgccttcgcaaggagtgctgccttcgcaaggagtgctgccttcgcacggagtgcagccttcgcacgtagtgctgccttcccacggagtgctgcctttgcacagagatctgcattcgcagggtgtggtgccttcgcaagaagtgctgcattcgcaaggtgtgcagccttcgctaggagtgctgccttcaaaaggagtgctgccttcacaaggagtgctcccttcgcaaacggtgctgtcttcgcaaggagtgctaccttcgcaatgagggctgccttcgctaggagtgctgccttcgctaggagtgctgccttcgcaaggagtgctgccttcacaaggagtgctgccttcgcacgaagtgcagccttcgcacatagtgctgccttcacacatagtgctgccttcacattgagtgcttcctttgacagagtgctgccttcgcaaggagtgcagccttcgcaaggagtgctgccttcgcaaggagtgctgccttcgcaaggagtgctgccatcccaaggagtgctgccttaggacgGAGAGCTGGCTTCCCTAGGTgtgctgccttcgtacggagtgcagccttcgcaaggagtgctgccttcgcaaggagtgctgcctttgcacagattgctgccttcgcacgcagtgcagcctacgcacagagtgctgccttcgcaagaagtgctgccttcgcatgtagTGCTGCTTTCGCATGGGgtgccgccttcgcaaggagtgctgccttcgcagggagtgctgcctttgcaaggagtgttgccttcgcaaggagtgctgcattcacaacgagtgctgccttcgcaaggagtgctgccttcgcaaggagtgttgccttcgcaagtagtactgccttcgcaaggtgtgctgccttcgcaaggagtgctgccttccaaggagtgctgccttcgctagaagtgctgccttcgcacggagggccgccttcgcaaggagggctcccttcgcagggagtgctgcttcgcaaggggtaatgccttcgtaagtactgctgccttcgcagggagtactgcctttgcaacgagtgctgccttccaatgagtgctgcctttgcaaggagtgctgccttcgcaaggagtgctgccttcgcaaggattgctgcctttgcaaggagtgctgccttcggaacTAGgtctgcctttgtagggagtgctgtcttcgcaaggggttttgccttcgccaggagtgctgcatttgcaaggagtgctgccttcgcaaggagttatgccttcacaaggagtactgccttcacgaggagtgctgcctttgcacagagtgctgcctttgcagggagtgctgcctttgcacagagtgctgccgccgcaaggagtgctgcctttgcattaactgttgccttcgcaaggagtgctgcctttgcaaggagtgctgccttcacaaggagtgctgccttcgctaggagtgctgccttcgctaggagtgctgccttcgctaggagtgctgccttcgctaggagtgctgccttcgctaggagtgctgccttcgcagggagtgctgcctacgcagggagtgctgccttcgcaaggagagctgccttcgcaaggagtgctgctctcgcaaggagtgctgcgttccaaggagtgctgccttcgctagaagtgttGCCTTcacacggagggctgccttcgcaaggagggctcccttcacagggagtgctgccttcgcaaggggtaatgcctacgcaagtactgctgccttcgcagggattactgcctttgcaacgagtgctgccttccaatgagtgctgcctttgcaaggagtgctgccttcgcacggagtgcagccttcgcattgagtgctgcttttgctcagagtgctgccttcgcaaggagtgcagccttcgcaaggagtgctgtcttcgcaaggagtgctgctttcgcaaggagtgctgcctttgcacagagtgctgccttcgctaggagtgctgccttcgcagggagtgctgcctacgcaggtagtgctgccttcgcaaggagagctgccttcacaaggagggctgccttcgcaaggagtgctgccttcgcaaggagtgctgctttcgcacggagtgcagccttcgcacggagtgcagccttcgcatggagtgctgcttttgctcagagtgctgccttcgcaaggagtgcagccttcgcaaggagtgctgccttcgaaaggagtgctgccttcgcaaggtgtgctgccttcgcatggagtgtagccttcgcacatagtgctgccttcacacggagt includes:
- the LOC126143481 gene encoding uncharacterized protein LOC126143481, which produces MSAAFARSAAFARSAAFARIAAFARSAAFATRSAFVGSAVFARGFAFARSAAFARSAAFARSYAFTRSTAFARSAAFAQSAAFAGSAAFAQSAAAARSAAFALTVAFARSAAFARSAAFTRSAAFARSAAFARRAAFARSTAFARSAAFARSAAGARSAAFARSAAFAQRPAFALSGAFARSAAFARSAAFARSAAFARSAAFARSAAFARSAAFARSAAFPRSAAFAQRSAFAGCGAFARSAAFARCAAFARSAAFKRSAAFTRSAPFANGAVFARSATFAMRAAFARSAAFARSAAFARSAAFTRSAAFARSAAFAHSAAFTHSAAFTLSASFDRVLPSQGVQPSQGVLPSQGVLPSQGVLPSQGVLP